In Ovis aries strain OAR_USU_Benz2616 breed Rambouillet chromosome 14, ARS-UI_Ramb_v3.0, whole genome shotgun sequence, a single genomic region encodes these proteins:
- the KCNA7 gene encoding potassium voltage-gated channel subfamily A member 7: MEPGCPPPCGCCERVVLNVAGLRFETRARTLGRFPDTLLGDPVRRSRFYDGARREYFFDRHRPSFDAVLYYYQSGGRLRRPAHVPLDVFLEEVAFYGLGGAALARLREDEGCPLPTERPLPRHAFARQLWLLFEFPESSQAARVLAVVSVLVILVSIVVFCLETLPDFRDDRYSPGLAAVAASGPFPARLNGSSPVPGPPPRLPFDDPFFVVETLCICWFSFELLVRLAACPSKTAFFKNVMNLIDFVAILPYFVALGTELARQRGVGQPAMSLAILRVIRLVRVFRIFKLSRHSKGLQILGQTLRASMRELGLLIFFLFIGVVLFSSAVYFAEVDRADSHFTSIPESFWWAVVTMTTVGYGDMAPVTVGGKIVGSLCAIAGVLTISLPVPVIVSNFSYFYHRETDDEEAGMYSHVDTQPCGPLEGKVNGGLVDPEVSELPPPLWAPPGKHMVTEV, translated from the exons ATGGAGCCCGGGTGCCCGCCGCCCTGCGGCTGCTGCGAGCGGGTGGTGCTCAACGTGGCCGGGCTGCGGTTCGAGACCCGGGCCCGCACGCTGGGCCGCTTCCCGGACACGCTGCTCGGGGACCCGGTGCGCCGCAGCCGCTTCTACGACGGCGCGCGCCGCGAGTACTTCTTCGATCGGCATCGGCCCAGCTTCGACGCAGTCCTCTACTACTACCAGTCGGGCGGGCGGCTGCGGCGGCCGGCGCACGTGCCGCTCGacgtcttcctggaggaggtggccttCTACGGGCTGGGCGGCGCAGCACTAGCGCGCCTGCGCGAGGATGAGGGCTGCCCCTTGCCGACCGAGCGCCCCCTGCCCCGCCACGCCTTCGCGCGCCAACTCTGGCTGCTCTTTGAGTTCCCCGAGAGCTCGCAGGCGGCGCGCGTGCTCGCCGTCGTCTCAGTGCTTGTCATCCTCGTCTCCATCGTCGTCTTCTGCCTCGAGACGCTACCCGACTTTCGCGACGACCGCTACAGCCCGGGGCTTGCGGCGGTGGCCGCCTCTGGCCCG TTCCCGGCTCGGCTGAACGGCTCCAGCCCAGTGCCTGGACCCCCGCCTCGCTTGCCCTTCGATGACCCGTTCTTTGTGGTGGAGACTCTGTGCATCTGTTGGTTCTCCTTCGAACTGCTGGTGCGCCTGGCGGCCTGCCCAAGCAAGACAGCCTTCTTCAAGAATGTGATGAACCTCATCGATTTCGTGGCCATCCTACCCTACTTTGTGGCACTGGGTACCGAGCTGGCCCGGCAGCGGGGAGTGGGCCAGCCAGCCATGTCGCTGGCCATCCTGCGAGTCATCCGACTGGTACGCGTCTTCCGCATCTTCAAGCTCTCCAGGCACTCAAAGGGCCTGCAGATCTTGGGCCAGACCTTAAGGGCCTCCATGCGCGAGCTAGGCCTCctcatcttcttcctcttcattgGTGTGGTCCTCTTCTCCAGCGCAGTCTATTTTGCCGAGGTGGATCGGGCCGACTCCCATTTCACCAGCATCCCTGAATCCTTCTGGTGGGCGGTGGTCACTATGACCACAGTTGGCTATGGAGACATGGCACCCGTCACTGTGGGTGGCAAGATAGTTGGCTCTCTGTGCGCCATCGCCGGCGTGCTGACCATTTCCCTACCTGTGCCAGTCATTGTCTCCAACTTCAGCTACTTTTACCACCGGGAGACAGATGATGAAGAGGCTGGGATGTACAGCCACGTGGACACGCAGCCCTGTGGCCCCTTGGAGGGCAAGGTCAATGGGGGGTTGGTGGATCCAGAGGTGTCTGAGCTGCCACCTCCACTCTGGGCCCCCCCTGGGAAACACATGGTCACCGAAGTGTGA
- the NTF4 gene encoding neurotrophin-4, translating into MLPHPSGSLPILLLFLLPSVPMEPHPPPSPLPPFPAPEWDLLSPRVALSRGTPTGPPLLFLLESGAFGEPASSPANRSRRGVSETAPASRRGELAVCDAVSGWVTDRRTAVDLRGREVEVLGEVPAAGGSPLRQYFFETRCKAASAGEGGPGGGGGGCRGVDRRHWVSECKAKQSYVRALTTDAQGRVGWRWIRIDTACVCTLLSRTGRA; encoded by the coding sequence ATGCTCCCCCACCCCTCaggctccctccccatcctcctgcTTTTCCTCCTCCCCAGTGTCCCGAtggagccccaccccccaccctcacccctgcccccatTTCCAGCCCCTGAGTGGGACCTCTTGTCCCCCCGGGTGGCCCTGTCCAGGGGTACCCCCACGGGGCCCCCTCTGCTCTTTCTGCTGGAGTCTGGGGCCTTTGGGGAGCCAGCCAGCAGCCCAGCTAACCGCAGTCGGCGAGGGGTGAGCGAGACAGCACCAGCCAGTCGCCGTGGAGAGCTGGCCGTGTGTGATGCAGTCAGCGGCTGGGTGACAGACCGCCGGACTGCTGTGGACCTGCGTGGGCGCGAGGTGGAGGTGCTGGGCGAGGTGCCTGCAGCTGGCGGCAGTCCCCTGCGCCAGTACTTCTTTGAAACCCGCTGCAAGGCTGCCAGTGCTGGGGAAGGTGGccctggtgggggtggaggaggctgCCGGGGTGTGGACCGGAGGCACTGGGTGTCTGAGTGTAAGGCCAAGCAGTCCTATGTGCGGGCATTGACGACTGATGCCCAGGGCCGTGTGGGCTGGCGATGGATTCGAATTGACACCGCCTGTGTCTGCACGCTCCTCAGCCGGACTGGCCGGGCCTGA